In the genome of Triticum urartu cultivar G1812 chromosome 5, Tu2.1, whole genome shotgun sequence, one region contains:
- the LOC125556435 gene encoding RING-H2 finger protein ATL74-like, which translates to MGRPDSEAPASSVAYGGGGGAAAGAASAFETKVVIMLAALFFALLLVIGLNLMVRGALRRVWRGAAAAAGEGRASARVACSGSGIKRRVLRGLPVKVYGCGEDIDDVCAICLSEFVDGEKVRVLPLCGHGFHVRCVDAWLVSHGSCPTCRQPVIEGAPAKAAETNMIVTVVVV; encoded by the coding sequence ATGGGTCGTCCTGATTCGGAAGCGCCGGCGTCGAGCGTTGCCtacggaggcggcggaggcgcggcggcgggggcAGCCTCGGCTTTCGAGACCAAAGTGGTGATCATGCTGGCCGCGCTCTTCTTCGCGCTGCTCCTCGTCATCGGACTCAACTTAATGGTGCGGGGCGCGCTCCGGCGCGTGTGGCGCGGGGCCGCGGCCGCTGCCGGCGAGGGCCGGGCGTCGGCGCGGGTGGCCTGCAGCGGCAGCGGCATCAAGAGGCGCGTCCTCAGGGGCCTCCCCGTGAAAGTGTACGGCTGCGGGGAGGACATCGACGACGTGTGCGCGATATGCCTGAGCGAGTTCGTGGACGGCGAGAAGGTGCGCGTGCTGCCGCTCTGCGGGCACGGCTTCCACGTCCGCTGCGTCGACGCCTGGCTGGTGTCCCACGGCTCCTGCCCCACGTGCCGGCAGCCGGTCATCGAAGGCGCGCCCGCGAAGGCGGCGGAGACGAACATGATCGTCACTGTGGTCGTCGTGTGA